Part of the Phycisphaerae bacterium genome, CGACTCCGGCGGGACAACCGACCGCGTTTTTTCGATCGGCTACAACGACGTGGGTTCATTGCCGGCGGGTTGGCTCTCCCAGGGATCCATCGACGAGGTACCCACCACGGCCAAGTTCAACAATCCGGCCGACGGTCTCGGCGGCCGGGTGCGGTTCCGAACGTTCCTGCCTTTCGACAGCACTTTCGATCCGGTCAAAGGCATGGCCGTGGCCTGGAGTATGCGAATCGGGACGGATAACAACACCCGTGGGCCGATCCAGATCGCCTTCCCGCGCGTCACAGGCCCGTTCGGCACCAATGACTCGACTTCTTCCATCGAGGGCGATGTGTTTAATGTCTATGTTCGCGTGAACGACGTCACCGTCAGAATCCTTAACAACAGCGGCAACGCCATTGGCACCATCGATCAGGCGGCCCTCCCCAACATCGCCGGCCAGTATCACCAATGGACCGCTGCGGTTTGCTACAACGCTGCCGATCAGAGGGCGTACTGGAACCTGTGGCTGGATGGCGAAAAGCTGATGTTCGGCGGCGCAGATGGTACCGTCGTTGGGCCGAGCGGCGACATATTCAGCTTCCGAACCGGCCTGAATGATGTGAGCGGCGACCCGTACATCGGCCTGGGCGAGCTTAATTCCGGCGAAGACGTCTGGGATTTCGAGTTCGATTGGGTTCGGATGCTCTCCTATGGCGTGAGCGGCTGTCCTTTCTGGGACGGGGGAGGCAGTTGTGCCGCTCCTCTGGTCTGGCCGGACGCCGACGAGGACGGCGACGTTGACCAGGTGGACTTCGCAGCCTTCCAGTTGTGTTTCTCGGGCGATGGCAACCCGCTGTCAGATCCCGCGACGTGCAGGCGTTACAATCGGGACTCAGACAACGACGTGGATACACTGGACTTCAGCAAGTTCGAGAAATGCGCGACCGGTCCGGGAGTCGCGTTGGATCCGGAGAATCTGCCCGCCGGTTGCGAACTATAGCGGCCTGGGGGCTGGCCCAGCCAATGGCGTCTGTCTTTGCCCACGAAGAAGGGGACGGCAGGCAGTCGCGCCGCCGGCCACCGGACCCGCAGCCCAATGGATTGTGCCCGGAAGCGGCGTGGAGACGGTCATTCTGCCCGCCATGCGATTGGCGAGATCCAAACTCTACGCCTTGGCGTGTTGGGGATCACCTGACAGAAGCGTTCGCGGAGGAGAAGTACGGTCGATGTGCCAGTTTCGGCTCACTGTCGGAGCCACCAGCTTGGTGGCCGGTGTTCTTTGCCAATCGTGCATCCTGGCAACCGCCTTCGGCCAGGTGTTTCCTGGGGCGACGTGGGAGTTCAAAACCCCTGCGGAACTCGGACTTGACTCAGCCAAACTTGACCAGATTGCCGGCATCATCGGGGGCAGCGGATGCATCGTCCGCCACGGGTACATGGTCAAAACCTGGGGCACGCAAAGCCTCAAGGGCGACTGGGCATCGGCCTCGAAACCGGTGATCAGCACGCTGCTGTTCTTCGCTATCGAAGAAGGCCGTATCACCAGCGTCGACGCCCTGGTAAAGGACTACGGCTGGTCGCTCAGCACCAAGGACCAGCCAATGACCTTCCGCCACATGGCCAACATGGTCGGGAATTACACGCGGGCGGAGGCCCCCGGCACCGCTTGGGCATACAACGACTACAATATCCAACTATATGTCAAGACGTTGTTCGATCGTGTCTACGGCCAGAGCGCCAACACAGTGGCCTTGGCCCCTAATCGCCTTGGTGCGCTGCAGTTTCAGGATGGTTCGTTGATCGCATCCAACAACCGGCTGAACACCTCGGTTCGCGATTTTGCCCGCATCGGGTGGTTCTGGGCCAACAAGGGCAATTGGAACGGCAGCCAGTTGCTGCCTCAGCACTATTTCGACGACTACATGAAGCCGCAGGTTTCCTCAAGCCTGCCCAAGACCGCCGTAGTCGATCCCGCCGGAGACTATCTGGGCATCGGAAGTTATGGCGGCGGATCGGACCAGACCCCCTACGGCCCGGGCATCTACGGCTTCAACTGGTGGTTTAACGCCACAGGGAGTCTGCACCCGACATCAATCACCTGGCCCGATGCTCCCGCCGACACCTTTCAGGCAAACGGGCATTGGAGCCGGGAAGTGGTGACGGTGATGCCCGGTCTCGGTATAGTGATGGCGTACTTCAACGGAGCCACACTCGGCTTCGAGCCGGGCAACCCTGGCTCCAGCTCGAATCAGGTGCTTAAGCTGCTGGCCGAATCGGTGATGCCGACGGCTCCGCTGATCGTGCTAAGCAAGAGTCAAATCAGTCGATCGGCGGACCTCGGCGGGACTCTGTCGGACGACATGTTCACCGTGTCCAACGGCGGAGCAGGGACGTTGAAATACGCCGTTACCGTTGATCGCGACTGGCTGCGTGTCGCTCCGTCCGATGGCACGTCCACCGGCGAAGCCGACACCATCACGGTTTCGTTTACAGTAGACCATCTGGCAATCGGGTCACACACCGCAACGATCACCGTCGCCGATGACGGCAGCCTGCCCCCGGCTTCCAATCCGTCTCAAACCGTGGCTGTCACGGTCAACATCAGGACGGTGCTTCCAGACCTCGACCTGGACGGCGATGTAGATCAGGTAGACTTTGGGTTGTTCCAGACGTGCCTGACAGGGGAGGAGCCGGCTTCGTCCCCCTGTCTGGCCGCAGATTTCGATCACAACGAAATGGTAAATCAGTCCGACCTGACGGTCCTCCTGGGCTGTCTATCGGGCGCCGGCGCTCTTGCGGATGTGGCCTGCGATGATGCGCATCAGTGATTTGTTGCCGCTCGTGTCGCTGGCGATTCTCCCGTCCTTGGCGTTCGCGCAGACGCCCGCCGGCCAGATCGTCGTCGACCCCGCTCATCCCGCCTGGTTCAAGTACCACGAGGGCGGGCCATTCTACATGTGTGGTCCCGGAGATCCGGAGGGCTTCTTGTACCGGGGCACGCGCAATCCCGACGGCACCCGCAACGGCGACCAGATGGCGCTGATCAACAAGCTGGCCGGCACGGGAGCCAACTGTATCTATCTGATGGCCATTCGCAGCCACGGTGGCGACGGGGATGCCACCCAGAATCCCTACATCGACAGCGACTTGTCCAAAGGCCTGGATAACGACATTCTGAATCAATGGGAAACCTGGTTCACCGCGATGGACAGCAATGGCATTGTGATCTTCTTCATCTTCTACGATGACAGTGCCAAGCCCTTCGGCAAGGATCTGCCTGCCGGCGGTGAGTTGACGCCTGCGGAGGCGGTTTTTGTGGATGCGATGGTCAGCCGTTTCAAGCACCACAGGCACCTGATCTGGTGCGTGGCCGAGGAATACGCCGAGGGACTCTCGGCCGCCCACGCTGCGAAAATCGCCCAGCGCATCAAACTCAAGGATGACCGCAGGCACCCGGTTGCCATTCACCAGAACAACGGAACCGCGTTCGACTTCAACGGCAACCCGGCTTTCGATCAATTCGCCGTGCAGTGGAACGTTGATACGCCCGCCGAACTGCACGCCGGAACCGTCGCCGCCTGGAACAACGTTGGGGGGTTGGTCAACGTGAACGTGGCGGAATTCGCCAATGCGGGCACGGGGGCAACCTTGCGCGTGAAACTATGGGCGATTGCCATGGGCGGCGGGTACAGTATGGTACTCGGCATGGATATCGAGTCCACGCCGGTCAGCGACCTTGGAAACTGCGGCCGACTGGTTCGATTCATGGAGGCAACGCGCTTCAATGAGACCTCGCCCCATGACGAACTGGCCGGCTGCGACACGGATTACGTATTGGCCAACCCGGGAGAGGTGTACATCGGTTACGGCGACGGAGGCGACGCGTTTCAACTGTTCATGGTGCCCGGCAACTATGCCGTCAAATGGTACGATCCCACGACGGGACTGTGGGTCGACCAGGCAACACGGGTTGTGTTGTCGGCGGGTTCGCAGCTTTTCGCCAAACCGGGAACCTTCGCGCAGGACGCGGCGTTGTATGTCGTTCGTACGGTTCCCGCTCGAGCCGATAACCCGTTCCCGCCGTCGGGGACGTTGCGAGTTCCGCGAGACGTCCGGCTCTCCTGGACGGCCGGCGCCGGCGCGGTCTCGCACGACGTTTACTTCGGAACGACGAATCCAGGTGCTTTCCGCGGCAACCAGACCGACACCTTTTTCGATCCCGGATTGCTTGATCCCCTCACGACTTATTTCTGGCGAATAGACGAAGTGAACGAAATGGGCGCGACGACAGGCACGGTATGGAGCTTCACCACTCAGGGAGTGGCCGCCGACATGGACGGTGACGGCGACGTGGACCAGGAGGATTTCGGCCTGTTTCAGGCCTGCCTTACCGTCATGGGCGACCCCATCAGTCCGGAGTGCCTGACTGCGGACTTTGACCGGAACGGACTCGTGAATCAGTCCGACCACACTGTGTTCATCCGGTGCTTGAGCGGGCCTGGAGTACCCGCTGACCCGGATTGTGCAAGCTGAGGGATTCTTGGGTAGCGGCTGATCGAGCAGGCTTGCGGAGTTGCATCTTCGGCCTGGGTCTTGCGTCAAAGCGCGCACAATGACCTGTCCGAGTGGTCCGCTCCGAAGAAAGCCCCGACAACCAGCGGGCGACAAGGGAGTAATATGACCGTTTCCAGAGCCGTATTCGACCGCAGCCTCACTCAGGCCAACCGCGAGAGCTGCGGCAAACGAGCATGGTACCTGATCTCGTTCGGAGGCATCGCGGCCGTCTTGGCCCTGTCCTTGGCAACGAGCCGAATCTGCTCAGCCCAGGTCTTTCCGGGTGCCACCTGGCAGATCAAGACACCGGCCGAGGTCGGCATGGATGTCAAGAGGCTGGATGCCTTTCGAGACTATCTCGGCGGGCGGGGCTGCGTCGTTCGCCACGGCTACATGGTCTATACGTGGGGAGACCAGACTCGCCGGCAGGACGTCGCTTCGGCCTGCAAGCCCGTTATTGCCCATTTTCTCTTCAAGGCCTTGGAGGAGGGTAAGCTGGCCAGTCTCGACGAGCCCGTAGTCAGGTGGGAACCGTGCCTGAACGATATCAACCCGGACCTCGACTTCAAGGATCGGCTCATCAACTTCCGCCACATGGCTACTCAGACTTCGTGTTACGGCGTCCGGGAAAAGCCGGGCACCGCCTTTGACTATAACGACTGGCAGATGGCCCTTTTCTGGGACACGTTGTTCCTCAAGGTCTATGGGATTACCTACGATACCGTTGACGCCCAGGCTCTGCATCCCAGGTTGACAGATCTGATGCAGTGCCAGGATGACCCGACCTTCACCTTCTTCGGGACGGGGAATCGGCCGGGACGGTTCGGCATTTCGGTGCGAGACTTCGCACGCTTTGGGCTGTTGTATCTTCACAAAGGAAACTGGAACGGGAAACAGCTCCTGAGCAAGGCCAATGCCACCCTGGCCGTGACAAGTCCTCTTCCCAACTCGATCCCTCGGACCGATGCTCGGCCCGCCCAGATCTGCCCCGGCCAGCGTTCCCTCGGATCGCAGAAGGTGCCGGATGACCAAACCGACCATCTGGGCAGTTACAGCTATCTCTGGTGGATTAATGGAGTCGACCGTGATGGCCATCGGCACTGGCCCGACGCCCCGCTCGACACGTTCGGAGCCTTCGGCCACAAAAACGGTCAGCGGGCGGTGGTCGTCATCCCCAGTCTCGATCTCGTAGTGTCCTGGAATGATACGAACCTCGGGGAGAGGTCAGGCAACCCCGTGAACGAAGCAATTCGGCTGCTTGTACAGTCGACGAAAGCGGGCCCCATCATTGCGGATCATCAGCACCCGGCATGGCTTGAGTACCAGGGCGGCGGTCCTTGCTACATGTGTGGTCCCGGAGATCCGGAGGGCTTCTTGTACCGGGGCACGCGCAATCCCGACGGCACCCGCAACGGCGACCAGATGGCGCTGATCAACAAGCTGGCCGGCACGGGAGCCAACTGTATCTATCTGATGGCCATTCGCAGCCACGGTGGCGACGGGGATGCCACCCAGAATCCCTACATCGACAGCGACTTGTCCAAAGGCCTGGATAACGACATTCTGAATCAATGGGAAACCTGGTTCACCGCGATGGACAGCAATGGCATTGTGATCTTCTTCATCTTCTACGATGACAGTGCCAAGCCCTTCGGCAAGGATCTGCCTGCCGGCGGTGAGTTGACGCCTGCGGAGGCGGTTTTTGTGGATGCGATGGTCAGCCGTTTCAAGCACCACAGGCACCTGATCTGGTGCGTGGCCGAGGAATACGCCGAGGGACTCTCGGCCGCCCACGCTGCGAAAATCGCCCAGCGCATCAAACTCAAGGATGACCGCAGGCACCCGGTTGCCATTCACCAGAACAACGGAACCGCGTTCGACTTCAACGGCAACCCGGCTTTCGATCAATTCGCCGTGCAGTGGAACGTTGATACGCCCGCCGAACTGCACGCCGGAACCGTCGCGGCATGGAAAAGCGTCGAGGGACGGGTCAACATCAACATGGCGGAGTTCGCTGATTCCCGCTATGGCCGCAGACCGTTTAGCGGCACCGGTGAAGACCTTCGTAAGAAGATATGGGCCATCGCTATGGGGGGCGGGTATTCGATGATTCTGGGAATGGATATCGAGTCCACCCCCGTCGCTGATCTGCAAGCCTGCGGTCACCTAGTGCGATTCATGGAGTCGACCCGATTCAACCTGACCTCGCCTCGCGACGATTTGGCGAGGGAAAACACGGATTACGTTCTGGCGGCCCCTGGGCAAATCTACATCGCCTATAGCGACTCGCGTGGGAATCTGGGCCTGATCGTCTCGGCGGGACGCTATCGGGTAAGGTGGTTCAACCCCGTAAGCGGTAACTGGGCGGACGAACAGGATCGCAGCCTCGCCGACGGTCAACAGACGTTTGCCCGGCCGGCGTCCCTTGGCGACGAGGCCGTCTTATACCTCGAGGCCGTGGCGATGCCAGAGACTCACCCTGCTGAACCTGAAGAACGATCCCGCGGACTTGCCATCGAGAACGGATGGTTCGTTCACGGAGATCGCATCGTGTGGGGCTACGCCCAGCACAACGGCTGGTGGCGCGCCGGCCGGCGAGCCAATATCACTCGCCGCGCACCCGGTGCCATCGGCCCGAACCGAACCGAGGATCTGGACAAGCTCACGGACAATATGCTGCGCTACGGCTATCCGGGGTTCGAGCATAACTTCGGGCTGTGGTACGACCGCCGGCGCGATCAGCACGATACCACCCGTCGGGAAGACGGAAATGTCGTTGCTCCGTTTCTTGAACAGCCATGGGCACGCGGCGAGAGCGGAAGAGCCTGGGACGGACTGCCGGAATACGATCTGACACGATACAACGCCTGGTATTTCGACCGCCTCCACGAGTTCGCCTCCCTTTGTGACCGCAAAGGGACGATCATGTTTCATAACTTCTACATGCAGCATGCCCTTCTGGAGACCGACGCGCATTACGTTGACTTTCCATGGCGGCCGGTCAACTGCCTTCAGGACACCGGTTTGCCCGACCGTATTCCGGCCGCGAACGCCTTCTACGATATAACCCATCCACTCCGACGGGAGCTGCATCGCGCTTACATTCGCAAGTGCCTGGATGTACTGGGTGATCACACCAACGTGGTGCATTTGCTGAGTCAGGAGTATACCGGCCCCGCGTCCTTCGCCCGGTTCTGGCTCGATGTCGTCGGACAATGGCAGCAGGAAAAGGGCAAGAAGGTCCTGCTCGGCCTGGGGGCAACGAAGGATGTGCTGGATGAACTCGCCGGCGACCCGCGGGTGTCCCTGCTGGACCTGCGCTATTGGTGGTACCAGCCGGATGGATCTTTGTACGCCCCCGTGAGCGGCACCGAGGTGCCTGGCAGATACGTCTCAGGAACCGCCGCAGCCCGTACCACGCCGTTCGCAATCTACCGCCAGGTCCGCGAGTACCGCACGCGGTTCCCCCAAAAGGCTTTGATTCATCAGATCGACGCATCGAGGCAACAGACTTGGGCCTTCCTCATGGGGGGCGGCTCGATGCTCATTCGCTACCTGGAATATGCCGATGGAAGGGACCCCGCAAACTACGAGGCACCCGCAGATTCGGCAACTGTCCAGCCAACGTACGACTTCATCAACGCACGGCCGGCTCATCGCCTGCAGAGAATGGTGCCTCATGACTCATTGGTTAGTAACCCGGAGCGCAACTTCTGCTTGGCGGACAAGGGCAGGGCGTACCTCGTCTACTTGTTGGCCGGCGGCACCGTGGAACTCGACTTGGGGCACACATCGGGCGGCTTCTATGCACAATGGTTCGACCCCAGAAACGGCGACTTGCGCGATGTGACTCCGACTCCCGTTGTCAAGGGGGGCGGGATGGTCACGTTCGCAGCCCCGACGACGGATGACTGGGTCCTTTGGCTGAGTGAGGTGTCGGCTTTCGAACCGGACGAGAAGAGGTGAGACGCTGCTTCGTAAGTCGACGTGTCCATGATGTATTGAAAGAAAGGATGTGTCCGATGATTTGTGGGATCCACCGATTGGTTGGACTTGTGATCTCGTCTTGGTACAGTTGATGATTGAGCAGAGCCCGGCATGCAAGCTTCCTGCATGCCGTTGAGGCCTCTCATCTGCCCGACAGCGCCTGCCGGGCGAGAAAACGCGATTGCACAGGAGGCCGACAACCATGAAATGCCGCCATTTCCTGATACTGTTGTGGTCCATCATCGCCGTTTTTGAGACGCAGAGATGCGGCTCCGTATTGGCCGCTGCGACGCAGTCGCCCCCGCCGGCCGCGGAAAGCGAGGCTCGAGGGGTACGCCTCATCTTCGACACCGACATGGGTAATGACATCGACGATGCTCTTGCCCTCGGCGTCATCCATGCCCTGCAGAGCCGGGGCGAGTGCGAGCTGCTGGCCGTTACCCTGAGCAAAGACAATGAATTCTGCGCGCCCTTTGTAGATCTGGTCAATACCTTTTACGGGCGCGGCGACATACCCATCGGAGTCGTCCGCAACGGCAAGACGCCGGAAGACGGCAAATACATCCGGCCGGTTGCCGAGGCGGCAGATGGGGGAAGGCCGCGATACCCCCATGATCTGCTCAGCGGCAGGCAGGCGCCGCAGGCCGTGGCCGTGCTCCGGCAGGTCTTGGCCACGCAGCCCGATCACTCTGTCGTGGTGGTCGTGGTTGGCTTCTCGACGAATCTGGCCCGCCTGCTGGAGTCCGAGCCGGACGAGCATTCTCCACTCCCGGGCACTGACCTTGTGGCTCGCAAGTGCCGCCTGCTGTCAAGCATGGCCGGCATCTTCAGCAAAGGCGAGAAGCACAAGGAATACAACGTTGTGACGGATATCCCGGCAGCCAGGAAGGTTTTCGCTGAATGGCCCACGCCCATCGTGGTCAGCGGATTCGAAATCGGGCGGGCAATTACCTATCCGGCCGTCAGCATCGAACGGGATTTTGCCTACGTCCCGCATCACCCCCTGGCCGAAGGTTACCGCCTCTACATGAAAATGCCCTATGACCGCCCCACGTGGGATCTGACCAGCGTCCTGTATGCGGTTCGACCGGATCGGGGATACTTCGGGTTGTCGGAGCCCGGAACGATCTCCATCGACGAGCAGGGGTTCTCGTCGCATGCTCCCAGCGCCGGGGGAAGGCACCGATACCTGACCGTCGATGACGGCCAGATCATTCGTGTGCGCGAAGCCCTTGTGCAATTGGCTAGCCAGCCCCCGACGGCGCGCGGATAGGCAGGCGCCGCCGCCGTGTCGCCTGTCATAACGGTTTCGGATCTCAAACCTGTCGGGAACAGATAAGACAGGCTGAAACCTTAAGGCCGGAAATCCGTGCGGCTTGCGCGCGTTTCGGGATGACAACGGGGCCTGGTTGCGGCCCGTAAAAAGGGCCGCCCGCCTTGGCCATCTTCCAGCGCACAGGTTATTCGCGTCCACCGCGATTGGATAAACACCGCCAATCGCGGTGGGCCTGGGCGCACAACAAGAGCCTTTCGCGGCCCAATGGTGTTACGATCGCGCTGCTTCAATCCCCGCTCGCCGATCAGCGTCGGGTGACTCAGCTCGCTGAAACCGCGGCGTCAATGATTTCCCAAACGAGCCCGATCGACGCGAAAACGATCTCTTCCGTATCGTCGGCGACAGCCCTTTCTGCCAGGGGCATGCCCAGCAGAAACGCCGCAAGGCTGGCCATCCACATGTTTGTCCTTGATTTCATACACGACTCCTTTCGCAATCGCCTCGCCGCGCCGTCTTCCATGCCGAGGACGTCCTCCGGCATACGATTCGCTACCGTCGATGCCAGACTCTCGGCGCGGGTCGTATCCCCATGCTTACTATGATTGCAGTAACAGCGTCTGTCAAAACCTGTGCCGGCGGCACTCACGCGTGGGCGGCCAAACACCCGCCCGATCTCGTTCATATGAAGATCCCAATAGCGGCTTCAAACGTCCGCGTTGTTGCGGGTAGCCGCGCTCCCCTGTTGTACGACGGCCTGCAACAAGGCCCCCCTTATTTATCGAAAAATCGCCCGTCGAGACTTCAGTGGTAGGATCCGTTTCGGCATACCGCCCGGTCGTCGCCCGAAGCTCGCAAACCATGCGGAACATTGTTATGATCCCGCCCGGCCCGACAGGTGATGAGAGCAAAGCTAGTGGACACCACTTTGAGTGCCTCCAGACCCGACCGCGACCGGATCTTTTCCCTCGATGTGTTCCGGGGCCTCACCATTCTGACCATGGTGTTCGTGAATGACGTCGGACATCTGCAGAACATCCCCGCCTGGATGAAGCACGCGCCGGAGAATTCCAACTCCATGACCTTTGTCGATTTGGTCTTCCCGGCCTTCCTCTTCATCATGGGCATGTCCATCCCGCTTGCGATCGAACGGCGTCTCGCTCGCGGCGAGTCCTGGCCGCGGCTTATCGGCCACCTGTTGCTGCGCGTCGTTGGCCTGCTGGTGATCGGCGTCTTCATGGTCAATATTCCTCGCTACCGCGCGGATCTCGTCGGGCTCAGCAGATCGGCGTGGGTGCTGCTGCTGTTCCTGGGCGTCATCCTCGTATGGAACCGCTACCCCCCAGCCGCCGGGCGCATTCGATGGCTTTTTCGCGCCTTTCGCTTGGCCGGAATCGCTCTTCTTGTTGTTCTGGCCGTGTTCTACCGTGGCGGTGACGGCCAGGAAGGCACGTGGATGCGGACAAGCTGGTGGGGAATCCTCGGCCTGATCGGCTGGGCCTACCTCATTGCCGTGGGCACGTTTCTGCTGTCCGGCGGTCGGACGGCCGCACTGGTGGGCGCGGTCGGGCTGCTCACCGCAGTCTTTGTGGGCGACAAAACCGGAGCCCTGGGATTCCTTGGCCGCCTCCACGAATACATAAATGTCGGCGGTCACTGGGGTGGCCACGGGTCGATCGCCGTGGCAGGCGCGGTCTTAGGGACGCTCTTTCTATCCGACTCGGCTGCTCAGCGGCCCGGCCGGCGCGTTCTGCGGATGCTCGTGATGGGTTTGAGCTTGCTGGCGGGCGGTTTTCTGTTTCGGCCGCTTTACGGCATTTCGAAAGTCCAGGCAACACCCACGTGGTGCCTGTACAGCGCGGCAATCTGCTGCTTCGTGTTCGCCCTCTTGTACTGGCTCGTCGATGTGAAGGGCATCCGTCGCTGGTCGTTCTTCCTCGCCCCGGCCGGCCGGGACCCGTTGCTCGCCTTCATCCTGCCTTCGATCGTGGCCTCGCTGCTGGCTCTCCTTGGTATAGAGTACCTCAACACCCACTTGAACAAGGGCTTGCCCGGCATTATTCGCTCTGCGGTATTTGCCCTCTTGATCGTCGCTCTTACCGACCTGTTATATCGACTTCGTATTCGACTGCATCTCTGAGCCGACACGCGGCATCCCCGCGTCACGGTGCCGGGGCAATAGAGACTGCCTCAATGAGCCGGACCGGTGCGTTGCAGCAAGTGCCCGAATGCTCCCATCAGCGTCCGTGGTGGCGATCGGCTTCGCTCTCACCTGTCGATGGCCTTGAGGCGGCACAAACGCTGAGGGGGGCGAAACGAGTCGAGTCCCTCACACCGAGACAGGACACCCCCGTCAGTGGTTACCGGACGATGTGTCGGAAGCGTCCAGCCCGGCGGGGCCTGACGCCGTGTAACGGGCCAGAATACGATTCAAACGACTTCGCTCGATCGGTTTGGAAAGGAAGTCATTGCAGCCGACCCGAATGCACTCTTCCCAATCGGACTTCATCGCGCTGGCGGTCAGGGCGATGATCGCGCCGGTGTAGCCCTTTTGACGCAGATAAGCCGTGGCCTCGTAGCCGTTCATCACGGGCATGTGCATGTCCATCAGGATGATGTCGAAGGGCTCGCCGGCCGCCAGCGCTTCCAACGCCCGATCACAGGCGACTTTGCCATTGTCGCACGCCGTTACCGACAGGCCGACCTTCGTGAGCAGTCCGGCGACGAGATGCTGGCTGTCCCGGCTGTCCTCCGCCAGCAGCACCCGTCCGCTCAGTCGCAATGCTTCCGGAACGGGCGGCTCCCCGGATACGTTCTCGGATTCCGCAGGCGGTGCATCGATCTCCAGCATGTCGATGCCGTCCAGCGGACCGGTGGGTACTGTGACCGTGAAAGTGCTGCCCTTGCCCAGCGTGCTCCGGACCGCGATCTCGCCGCCGAGAGCCTCGACCAGTTGTTTTGAAATGGTCAGCCCCAGCCCGGTTCCGCCGTAATGACGTGTCGTCGAGACTTCTGCCTGAACAAAAGGTTGGAAGAGCCTCTGCAACTGTTCGGATGACATGCCAATGCCGGTGTCGATCACCGAAAATGACAATCGCGGGTCAGGGGCGTCCGGAGCCGTCGCCATTGCCACCTCGATCCGGACTGTGCCCGATCGTGTGAATTTGATCGCGTTGCCGACCAAGTTGATCAGGACCTGGCGGAGTCGCGTGGGATCGGTCCGCATGGTCTTGGGAATCGGGCCTCTGTAAGAGGTTTCGAACGAGAGACCTTTATCGGTGACTCGTCGTCCGAGCAACAGGCCGACCTCGCTTACGATCTGCTGCGGCGAACACTCGATGACATCCAATAACATGCGACCGGCCTCGATTTTGGACAAGTCCAGGATGTCGTTCAGGATGCTGAGCAGATGCTCGCCGTTTCGGCGAATCGTATGCAGGCAGTTCAGCCGTTCGCGCGGCGATTGGTCGGCGTCCATCAGCAGCTCGGCATAGCCGAGAATGGATGTCAAAGGTGTGCGGATTTCGTGACTGATGTTGGCCAGGGATTCGCTCTTGGCACGGCTGGCCCGCTCCGCGTGCTCGAGAGCCGCCTCGGCCTCCTTCTGGTTCGTGATGTTCTCGACGAAGGCCTCGATCTCGTGCGACGCGGTTTGGTGGGATGGGACCATTCTTGCTGATACCCTTGCCCACACCACGCTTCCATCCGTCCGCATCAGAGGCAGCTCAACCTGCCTGACCTTCCCCTGTCGCCTGAGACGTACCCACAACCTCACGGCGTCCCGCTTCCTGGCAAACAGATCTATCGGCCGCACATGCATTACGTTCTCCGGCGATGCGGCCCCAAGCATATCGACCAGTGCAGTGTTGAGACCGACAAAGTGGAACTCGGGTTCTGCGCTGACTCGGCAAAAGCCAATGGGCAGGTTGTTCAGCAATGACTGGTACCGACTCTCGTCGGTCTTGAGTTCGTTGCCTACCGCGTCCAGCCTGTCCAGTACAGCATTGACGGCGCAGGCAAGTGCCGCGAATTCATCGTCTCCGGAAACCGGGAGCCGCTT contains:
- a CDS encoding serine hydrolase, whose amino-acid sequence is MCQFRLTVGATSLVAGVLCQSCILATAFGQVFPGATWEFKTPAELGLDSAKLDQIAGIIGGSGCIVRHGYMVKTWGTQSLKGDWASASKPVISTLLFFAIEEGRITSVDALVKDYGWSLSTKDQPMTFRHMANMVGNYTRAEAPGTAWAYNDYNIQLYVKTLFDRVYGQSANTVALAPNRLGALQFQDGSLIASNNRLNTSVRDFARIGWFWANKGNWNGSQLLPQHYFDDYMKPQVSSSLPKTAVVDPAGDYLGIGSYGGGSDQTPYGPGIYGFNWWFNATGSLHPTSITWPDAPADTFQANGHWSREVVTVMPGLGIVMAYFNGATLGFEPGNPGSSSNQVLKLLAESVMPTAPLIVLSKSQISRSADLGGTLSDDMFTVSNGGAGTLKYAVTVDRDWLRVAPSDGTSTGEADTITVSFTVDHLAIGSHTATITVADDGSLPPASNPSQTVAVTVNIRTVLPDLDLDGDVDQVDFGLFQTCLTGEEPASSPCLAADFDHNEMVNQSDLTVLLGCLSGAGALADVACDDAHQ
- a CDS encoding DUF6298 domain-containing protein; translation: MTVSRAVFDRSLTQANRESCGKRAWYLISFGGIAAVLALSLATSRICSAQVFPGATWQIKTPAEVGMDVKRLDAFRDYLGGRGCVVRHGYMVYTWGDQTRRQDVASACKPVIAHFLFKALEEGKLASLDEPVVRWEPCLNDINPDLDFKDRLINFRHMATQTSCYGVREKPGTAFDYNDWQMALFWDTLFLKVYGITYDTVDAQALHPRLTDLMQCQDDPTFTFFGTGNRPGRFGISVRDFARFGLLYLHKGNWNGKQLLSKANATLAVTSPLPNSIPRTDARPAQICPGQRSLGSQKVPDDQTDHLGSYSYLWWINGVDRDGHRHWPDAPLDTFGAFGHKNGQRAVVVIPSLDLVVSWNDTNLGERSGNPVNEAIRLLVQSTKAGPIIADHQHPAWLEYQGGGPCYMCGPGDPEGFLYRGTRNPDGTRNGDQMALINKLAGTGANCIYLMAIRSHGGDGDATQNPYIDSDLSKGLDNDILNQWETWFTAMDSNGIVIFFIFYDDSAKPFGKDLPAGGELTPAEAVFVDAMVSRFKHHRHLIWCVAEEYAEGLSAAHAAKIAQRIKLKDDRRHPVAIHQNNGTAFDFNGNPAFDQFAVQWNVDTPAELHAGTVAAWKSVEGRVNINMAEFADSRYGRRPFSGTGEDLRKKIWAIAMGGGYSMILGMDIESTPVADLQACGHLVRFMESTRFNLTSPRDDLARENTDYVLAAPGQIYIAYSDSRGNLGLIVSAGRYRVRWFNPVSGNWADEQDRSLADGQQTFARPASLGDEAVLYLEAVAMPETHPAEPEERSRGLAIENGWFVHGDRIVWGYAQHNGWWRAGRRANITRRAPGAIGPNRTEDLDKLTDNMLRYGYPGFEHNFGLWYDRRRDQHDTTRREDGNVVAPFLEQPWARGESGRAWDGLPEYDLTRYNAWYFDRLHEFASLCDRKGTIMFHNFYMQHALLETDAHYVDFPWRPVNCLQDTGLPDRIPAANAFYDITHPLRRELHRAYIRKCLDVLGDHTNVVHLLSQEYTGPASFARFWLDVVGQWQQEKGKKVLLGLGATKDVLDELAGDPRVSLLDLRYWWYQPDGSLYAPVSGTEVPGRYVSGTAAARTTPFAIYRQVREYRTRFPQKALIHQIDASRQQTWAFLMGGGSMLIRYLEYADGRDPANYEAPADSATVQPTYDFINARPAHRLQRMVPHDSLVSNPERNFCLADKGRAYLVYLLAGGTVELDLGHTSGGFYAQWFDPRNGDLRDVTPTPVVKGGGMVTFAAPTTDDWVLWLSEVSAFEPDEKR
- a CDS encoding nucleoside hydrolase; translation: MKCRHFLILLWSIIAVFETQRCGSVLAAATQSPPPAAESEARGVRLIFDTDMGNDIDDALALGVIHALQSRGECELLAVTLSKDNEFCAPFVDLVNTFYGRGDIPIGVVRNGKTPEDGKYIRPVAEAADGGRPRYPHDLLSGRQAPQAVAVLRQVLATQPDHSVVVVVVGFSTNLARLLESEPDEHSPLPGTDLVARKCRLLSSMAGIFSKGEKHKEYNVVTDIPAARKVFAEWPTPIVVSGFEIGRAITYPAVSIERDFAYVPHHPLAEGYRLYMKMPYDRPTWDLTSVLYAVRPDRGYFGLSEPGTISIDEQGFSSHAPSAGGRHRYLTVDDGQIIRVREALVQLASQPPTARG